Proteins co-encoded in one Bacillota bacterium genomic window:
- a CDS encoding PaaI family thioesterase, producing the protein MNALIRGPESNPKWASYTSGCFVCGTDNPSGMRLTFRLEGDKYVSEFTVAKAYQGFPGIMHGGVISTVLDEIMGRFLWVKGYVTYTAEMTVKFRRPIMCGTKIRVEGEILEVKGRRFYTAGRILSEDGAVMAEATGCFVSKRDRPALDLAAQDSTEEAV; encoded by the coding sequence ATGAACGCATTAATCCGAGGACCCGAGTCGAATCCCAAGTGGGCTTCGTACACGTCGGGGTGTTTCGTCTGCGGGACGGACAACCCCTCCGGCATGCGCCTCACGTTCCGCCTCGAAGGCGACAAGTACGTGAGCGAATTCACGGTGGCCAAGGCGTATCAGGGATTTCCCGGCATCATGCACGGCGGCGTAATAAGCACGGTTTTGGACGAGATAATGGGGAGGTTCCTCTGGGTAAAGGGGTACGTGACGTACACCGCCGAGATGACGGTCAAGTTCAGGAGGCCCATAATGTGCGGGACGAAGATCCGCGTCGAGGGAGAGATCCTCGAGGTAAAGGGCAGGCGGTTCTACACCGCGGGCCGCATCCTGTCGGAGGACGGCGCGGTCATGGCCGAGGCCACGGGGTGCTTCGTCTCGAAACGCGACAGGCCGGCTTTGGACCTTGCAGCGCAGGATTCTACTGAGGAGGCTGTCTGA
- a CDS encoding HDIG domain-containing protein: MERAEAVAKLKSELDNINLFKHCLATEAVMRALAKRLGEDEKEWAMAGLLHDIDLGRVKDNLERHSLLSAEMVEEMGFGDDMVDAVRAHNEKHGFPRETRMAKALYACDPLTGLIVAGALIHPSKKLSSIDTKFIMNRYREKSFARGANRQVIESCSELGLDLEDFVTTGLEAMQGIAADLGL; the protein is encoded by the coding sequence ATGGAACGTGCGGAAGCGGTAGCGAAGCTCAAGTCGGAATTGGACAACATCAATCTTTTCAAGCACTGCCTGGCGACCGAAGCGGTGATGCGCGCGCTCGCAAAGCGGCTTGGAGAAGACGAGAAGGAATGGGCCATGGCGGGACTCCTTCACGACATCGACCTTGGGCGGGTCAAGGATAACCTCGAGCGCCACAGCCTGCTCAGCGCGGAGATGGTTGAGGAAATGGGGTTCGGGGACGACATGGTTGACGCAGTCAGGGCTCACAACGAGAAACACGGTTTCCCACGTGAGACCAGGATGGCCAAAGCGCTCTACGCCTGCGACCCGTTGACCGGGCTCATCGTCGCAGGCGCGCTCATCCACCCGTCGAAGAAGCTCTCGTCCATCGATACGAAGTTCATCATGAACAGATACCGTGAGAAGTCGTTCGCACGGGGCGCCAACCGCCAGGTCATCGAATCGTGCTCGGAGCTCGGTCTCGACCTCGAGGATTTCGTGACTACGGGCCTCGAGGCGATGCAGGGCATAGCGGCCGACCTCGGCCTGTAG
- a CDS encoding HPr family phosphocarrier protein, translating to MVSLVIVSHSTRVAEGVRELAEQVTRGRVRVVAAGAVTGTPPGTCYDSVRRALETVANEDGALVLVDLGSAILTTQMALEDLPAARRRRILLCEAPLVEGAVAAAALLAAGASVEEAAAEARGALMPKMVQMGVGPAAASGWTHRPDWDAMAMVTVTHPLGLHAEPAGLFVQAASRYQSDVRVHNVTRNTRWFSAKSMNNVSLLNVRRGQEIAIAASGPDAATAVSTLKRLVESDFASVDASPPASAARPHCSSPHPVGPGPGAAVRDAIAFVQAHYSKPLTTAGVAERVFFHPRYFCTVFKAYTGVSFVEYLTRVRLARARDLLTRTDLDVSDVASRVGFKDPNYFSRVFKRSQGLSPREFRRQYCAGLNPPPV from the coding sequence ATGGTCAGCCTGGTAATCGTCTCCCACAGTACCCGGGTTGCCGAAGGGGTACGCGAGCTCGCCGAGCAGGTGACCCGGGGCAGGGTCAGAGTGGTAGCCGCCGGGGCTGTCACAGGGACACCCCCGGGCACGTGCTACGATTCGGTCCGCAGGGCGCTGGAGACCGTCGCCAACGAGGACGGCGCACTGGTGCTGGTCGACCTGGGGAGTGCAATTCTCACGACGCAGATGGCGCTCGAGGATCTCCCCGCGGCAAGGCGTCGCCGTATCCTGCTGTGCGAAGCTCCCCTGGTAGAGGGGGCGGTTGCAGCCGCGGCCCTGCTTGCTGCTGGAGCTTCTGTCGAGGAGGCGGCGGCCGAGGCGCGGGGAGCGCTGATGCCCAAAATGGTCCAGATGGGCGTTGGTCCTGCTGCGGCGAGCGGGTGGACGCATAGACCCGACTGGGACGCGATGGCCATGGTGACGGTGACACACCCGCTCGGGTTGCATGCCGAGCCCGCAGGCCTCTTCGTCCAGGCGGCTTCGCGGTACCAATCCGACGTCCGGGTACACAACGTCACCCGCAATACGCGCTGGTTCAGCGCAAAGAGCATGAACAACGTATCCCTTCTCAACGTCAGGCGCGGCCAGGAAATCGCGATTGCCGCAAGTGGACCGGATGCGGCGACAGCCGTTTCGACGCTCAAGCGCCTGGTGGAAAGCGACTTCGCAAGCGTCGACGCATCACCTCCCGCCAGCGCTGCCAGACCGCACTGCAGCTCACCCCACCCAGTCGGCCCCGGCCCGGGCGCCGCTGTGCGGGATGCCATCGCATTCGTCCAGGCTCACTATTCGAAACCTCTGACGACAGCCGGTGTCGCCGAGAGGGTGTTTTTCCATCCGCGTTACTTCTGTACCGTGTTCAAGGCATACACCGGTGTGTCGTTTGTCGAATACCTTACGCGGGTCCGCCTGGCCAGGGCCAGAGACCTGCTGACCCGCACCGACCTCGACGTGTCCGACGTGGCGTCGAGGGTTGGTTTCAAGGACCCGAACTACTTCAGCCGCGTTTTCAAGCGGTCACAGGGGCTGTCCCCGCGGGAATTCAGGCGGCAGTACTGCGCCGGCCTGAATCCTCCCCCGGTGTGA
- the dhaK gene encoding dihydroxyacetone kinase subunit DhaK, which produces MKKLINRPEDVVREELEGLALAHPDLVKVHFDPNYVYRADAPVRGKVAVISGGGSGHEPMHGGFVGRGMLDAACPGAVFTSPTPDQMYEASKAVDGGKGVLFIVKNYSGDIMNFDMAADLARGEGIEIESVIINDDVAVQDSLYTQGRRGVGTTVLAEKICGAAAERGYDLGKVAALCRKVNENGRSMGMALTSCTVPHVGKPTFEIGNDEMEIGIGIHGEPGRRRMNLQPVDEIVEMLIEPVIGDLPFKAGDNVLLFVNSMGGTPLVELYVVYRKAHQICASKGLNVVRNLVGPYITSLEMAGTSITLLKMDEELLSLWDDPVKTPGLRWGV; this is translated from the coding sequence GTGAAGAAACTGATCAACAGGCCCGAGGATGTCGTCCGGGAAGAGCTGGAAGGTCTCGCGTTGGCCCATCCGGACCTCGTTAAGGTGCACTTCGACCCGAACTACGTGTACCGCGCGGACGCCCCGGTGCGCGGCAAGGTGGCCGTCATTTCAGGGGGCGGCAGCGGTCACGAACCGATGCACGGCGGGTTCGTCGGCCGGGGGATGCTGGACGCCGCCTGCCCTGGCGCCGTGTTTACGAGTCCAACGCCCGACCAGATGTACGAGGCTTCCAAGGCTGTGGACGGTGGCAAAGGCGTGCTGTTCATCGTCAAGAACTACAGCGGGGACATAATGAACTTCGACATGGCGGCCGACCTCGCCCGCGGTGAAGGGATCGAGATCGAAAGCGTGATCATCAACGACGACGTGGCGGTCCAGGACAGCCTTTACACCCAGGGGCGCCGGGGTGTTGGGACGACGGTGCTTGCTGAGAAGATATGCGGCGCCGCCGCGGAACGGGGCTATGACCTGGGCAAGGTGGCCGCGCTTTGCCGGAAGGTCAATGAAAACGGACGGAGTATGGGCATGGCCCTTACGTCCTGCACGGTGCCCCACGTGGGAAAACCGACATTCGAGATCGGCAATGACGAGATGGAGATCGGCATAGGAATTCACGGGGAACCGGGCCGCCGGCGGATGAATCTGCAACCCGTAGACGAAATAGTGGAGATGCTCATCGAGCCGGTCATCGGGGACCTCCCGTTCAAGGCTGGCGACAACGTGCTGTTGTTCGTCAATTCGATGGGGGGTACCCCACTTGTCGAACTCTACGTTGTATACCGAAAGGCCCATCAGATTTGCGCGAGCAAGGGCCTCAATGTGGTCCGGAACCTGGTAGGGCCGTATATCACCTCGCTCGAGATGGCGGGCACGTCGATTACCTTGCTGAAGATGGATGAGGAGCTGCTCAGCCTGTGGGATGACCCCGTGAAGACCCCGGGGCTCAGGTGGGGTGTGTGA
- the dhaL gene encoding dihydroxyacetone kinase subunit L — translation MNISRDSVLDWLKACASILEESRDYLTELDSAIGDADHGANMDRGFKAVLSKLPEVVAKDIGSIFKTTGMALVSTVGGAAGPLYGTFFLQAGVVAAGKTELAPGDWVASLDAGVKGVINRGKAGPGDKTMLDALLPALEAARAALAGGKTLEQVLSESAAAARKGAEDTIPIVARRGRASYLGERSAGHRDPGATSASMILTAAADVFGKAKG, via the coding sequence ATGAACATCAGCCGGGATTCCGTACTGGACTGGCTCAAGGCGTGTGCGAGCATCCTGGAGGAAAGCAGGGATTACCTGACGGAGCTCGACTCTGCGATTGGCGACGCGGACCACGGCGCTAACATGGACAGGGGCTTTAAGGCCGTCTTGTCCAAACTGCCCGAGGTAGTCGCCAAAGACATCGGGAGCATCTTCAAGACTACCGGCATGGCTCTCGTCTCGACTGTCGGCGGGGCCGCCGGCCCCCTGTACGGGACGTTCTTCCTGCAGGCCGGAGTCGTCGCTGCGGGGAAAACGGAGCTCGCGCCCGGAGACTGGGTAGCCTCCCTCGACGCCGGCGTCAAGGGTGTGATCAACAGGGGCAAGGCCGGGCCGGGTGACAAGACGATGCTGGACGCGTTGCTCCCGGCACTCGAGGCCGCGCGCGCAGCCCTGGCCGGTGGAAAGACGCTTGAGCAGGTCCTCAGTGAATCCGCAGCTGCGGCTCGAAAAGGAGCGGAAGACACGATTCCCATCGTCGCGCGGCGCGGGCGCGCCAGTTACCTTGGAGAACGGTCCGCCGGCCACAGGGACCCCGGAGCCACGTCCGCATCCATGATCCTTACCGCCGCGGCGGACGTTTTCGGAAAGGCGAAGGGGTAG
- the dhaM gene encoding PTS-dependent dihydroxyacetone kinase phosphotransferase subunit DhaM, translating into MVGIVIVSHSHKLAQGVKELAEQVAGGKVNIATAGGLDDSTLGTSAERVLQAVSGAYGDDGVVILMDLGSAVMTAEVAVEMLPADRQRRVVLCPAPLVEGAVAAAAQAAAGASLGEVDSAARRAMELMKPSGRVADSGGSCGQPVVPDNPPPACPALGGHETARVLLTLRNRYGLHARPAAEFVRTASSFESAVFVRNLSKSGSVANAKSIIEVLTLGAESGHTIEVWAEGRDQAAALEALRDVVESGAGE; encoded by the coding sequence ATGGTCGGGATCGTTATCGTTTCACACTCTCACAAGCTGGCCCAGGGAGTCAAGGAACTCGCCGAACAGGTGGCGGGGGGCAAGGTCAATATCGCAACCGCCGGCGGCCTGGATGACAGCACCCTCGGAACCAGCGCCGAACGGGTGCTCCAGGCCGTTTCCGGAGCCTACGGCGACGACGGCGTGGTCATTCTCATGGACCTCGGCAGCGCAGTGATGACGGCGGAGGTCGCGGTCGAGATGCTACCCGCCGACAGGCAACGGCGCGTAGTCCTGTGTCCCGCCCCGCTTGTCGAGGGAGCAGTCGCGGCGGCCGCTCAGGCCGCCGCGGGCGCGTCGCTGGGTGAGGTCGATTCTGCTGCCCGCAGGGCGATGGAGCTCATGAAGCCGTCCGGCCGCGTGGCGGATTCCGGTGGTAGCTGTGGTCAGCCCGTCGTACCCGATAACCCGCCGCCGGCGTGTCCGGCGCTCGGGGGCCATGAAACAGCGCGGGTTCTCCTGACCTTGAGGAACCGGTATGGACTGCACGCGCGCCCCGCGGCTGAATTCGTCCGGACCGCCTCCAGCTTTGAATCAGCGGTATTCGTGAGGAACCTGAGCAAGAGCGGCTCCGTCGCGAACGCCAAAAGCATAATCGAGGTGCTGACCCTGGGAGCCGAGTCGGGTCACACGATCGAGGTTTGGGCAGAGGGGCGGGATCAAGCCGCCGCGCTGGAGGCGCTGAGGGATGTGGTCGAATCGGGCGCTGGCGAGTAG
- a CDS encoding MoaD/ThiS family protein: MNVRVRFFPPYQDLAGKTQEILTFGEGTTVKDLLINLEVAYPDLRGMSAGLGDGHTVWVSRSGRTLGPADILHDGDEIVLLAPVMGG, from the coding sequence GTGAACGTGAGAGTCCGTTTCTTCCCACCCTATCAGGATCTGGCGGGAAAAACACAGGAAATCCTGACGTTCGGTGAAGGAACAACCGTCAAGGATCTCCTGATCAACCTGGAGGTCGCCTATCCAGACCTCCGCGGGATGTCGGCCGGGCTCGGCGACGGGCACACCGTCTGGGTTTCGCGGTCAGGCAGGACCCTCGGACCCGCGGACATCCTGCACGACGGCGATGAGATTGTCCTTCTCGCCCCCGTTATGGGCGGCTGA
- a CDS encoding M28 family peptidase, producing MADHHLDYDQVLEDVLLSEVSRDNLMEWTGKIATWVRLSGATGEAEAMNYVNGILKSFGYRTELLRHPAFISLPVSASLTIPSDPQAQFKCITHSFAKSTAKSGLSGELIYPKKGDCVRGKIVLVDGMASSKACLEMEAGGAIGEIFVSDDYLHESAVSPLWGPPTRDTLGMLPVTPSITVTCQGGDYLKNAIARGPVQVRIHTAVDTGWRQLPLLIADIDGREEGEFLLFSSHIDSWHYGAMDNGAANATVMEVARLAAEHRSSLRRGLRLAFWSGHSHGRFAGSAWYADHYWTELLDRCLGHVNADSTGGRGASVLEEIPIMPQSFGLAAAALKKVTGRNLAGKRIGRFGDQSFYGIGLTSTFATFSEQPRDPGSEGVGFHTGGKLSGGLGWWWHTEFDTIDKIDPDNLLRDTRIYMATVYRLLSCRYLPYDFRALCRYISEQLDLLSRSVGQRLDLEPARARLSEVARTTERFYEVLGRGEIEPPKANRVLRELSLALVPCAFKENERTDPDFFGAIPAFPMFDGAERLASAEGDEFNLLYPIYLRRRNRFILYLTEAVQALERAGV from the coding sequence ATGGCTGACCATCATCTCGATTATGATCAGGTGCTCGAAGACGTGTTGCTGTCGGAAGTATCACGAGATAATCTCATGGAGTGGACCGGGAAGATCGCTACGTGGGTGCGCCTGTCCGGAGCCACGGGCGAAGCCGAGGCCATGAACTACGTGAACGGGATCCTCAAGTCGTTCGGCTACCGAACGGAACTGCTGCGCCATCCCGCATTCATCAGTCTCCCGGTCAGCGCTTCGTTAACGATTCCATCCGATCCTCAGGCTCAGTTTAAGTGCATCACCCACTCGTTTGCGAAATCCACCGCGAAATCGGGACTGTCGGGAGAGCTGATCTATCCGAAGAAGGGAGACTGCGTACGGGGGAAGATCGTCCTCGTGGACGGCATGGCCTCGTCCAAGGCATGCCTGGAGATGGAGGCCGGGGGAGCCATCGGGGAAATATTCGTCAGCGACGATTATCTGCATGAGTCGGCCGTCTCCCCACTGTGGGGACCACCTACAAGGGACACCCTCGGCATGCTTCCGGTCACCCCCAGCATCACGGTGACGTGTCAGGGTGGCGATTACTTGAAAAACGCCATTGCGCGCGGCCCGGTCCAGGTACGAATTCACACGGCGGTGGACACCGGCTGGAGACAGCTCCCGCTGCTCATAGCGGACATCGATGGGCGCGAGGAAGGGGAATTCCTGCTCTTCAGCAGCCACATTGACTCGTGGCATTACGGAGCGATGGATAACGGCGCCGCGAATGCGACTGTCATGGAGGTCGCCAGGCTGGCCGCCGAGCACAGGAGTAGCCTGCGGCGCGGGTTGAGGCTGGCCTTCTGGTCGGGCCACTCCCATGGCAGGTTCGCCGGCTCGGCCTGGTACGCGGATCACTACTGGACGGAGCTCCTCGACAGGTGCCTTGGCCACGTGAACGCCGACTCCACGGGGGGCAGGGGGGCCTCCGTCCTTGAGGAGATCCCCATCATGCCGCAATCGTTCGGCCTTGCGGCGGCGGCCCTCAAGAAAGTCACGGGGCGCAATCTCGCCGGCAAGCGGATCGGCCGTTTCGGTGACCAGTCGTTCTACGGCATTGGACTGACAAGTACGTTCGCCACGTTCTCGGAGCAACCAAGGGACCCCGGCAGCGAGGGCGTGGGTTTCCATACCGGGGGGAAACTCAGCGGCGGCCTGGGCTGGTGGTGGCACACGGAGTTCGACACGATTGACAAAATCGATCCGGACAACCTGCTCCGCGACACCAGGATATACATGGCGACGGTATACAGGCTGCTTTCGTGTCGCTACCTTCCTTACGATTTCCGCGCGCTCTGCCGCTACATCTCGGAGCAGCTCGACCTGCTGTCGAGATCCGTCGGCCAGCGGCTCGACCTGGAGCCGGCCAGGGCGAGGCTGTCGGAGGTTGCGCGGACGACTGAAAGGTTCTACGAGGTGCTCGGAAGAGGCGAGATAGAGCCGCCAAAGGCAAACAGGGTCTTGCGTGAACTCTCGCTAGCGCTGGTACCTTGCGCGTTCAAGGAGAACGAACGCACGGACCCGGACTTCTTTGGGGCAATCCCCGCATTCCCGATGTTCGACGGCGCCGAGAGACTGGCCTCTGCCGAAGGTGATGAGTTCAACCTGCTGTACCCCATCTACCTGCGCAGGCGAAACCGATTTATACTGTATTTAACCGAAGCCGTCCAGGCGCTTGAGCGGGCCGGAGTGTAG
- a CDS encoding sigma 54-interacting transcriptional regulator: MSDMVIPGRRVIGQYLWVEEIDDFISTHLSDAEWAKAFFDLLNDPVMVTDGEGNIIMANEAFIKMRGITKAELLGCNVRNFSPPSKICEVLRTKKAVFGLSQRQDGRQYMVEIRPVMRDDTLLGTIMMAKDISVIDRVGYTEPSDLEPDESLHRFDSIVGESRLMAQLKAKASVIATTDLPVLITGETGTGKDLLARAIHEISPRSGGAFVAVNCSAFPEGLIDSELFGYEDGSFTGSRRGGKAGLIESADGGTLFLDEIGDMPLEFQPRLLRVIEDGVLRRVGSVTERRLNIRLIAATNRSIEDLCRQGKFRSDLFYRLSVAELQVPPLRDRKEDIPSLIAHFTSEFREKAGRTVTVSPCALAVLQSYAWPGNVRELRSVVLSSAYQCRAGMIRKIDLPARIVARISAAGFLSRRSLLLSYLREHRMITNREYCKLTNVDRTTAFRDLSQLVDQRVLRASGQGRSRAYSLAD, translated from the coding sequence GTGTCGGACATGGTAATCCCCGGCCGAAGGGTCATCGGGCAGTACCTGTGGGTTGAAGAGATCGATGATTTCATATCCACACATCTCAGCGACGCCGAATGGGCTAAGGCATTCTTTGACCTGCTGAACGACCCCGTCATGGTCACGGACGGCGAGGGAAACATCATAATGGCCAATGAAGCATTCATCAAAATGAGGGGCATTACGAAAGCTGAACTCCTCGGCTGTAACGTCCGGAATTTCTCCCCGCCGTCGAAGATCTGCGAGGTTCTGCGCACAAAGAAGGCGGTCTTCGGCCTCTCTCAGAGACAGGACGGCAGGCAATACATGGTGGAGATCCGGCCCGTAATGCGGGACGATACCCTCTTGGGAACCATCATGATGGCGAAGGATATCAGCGTAATCGACCGCGTAGGGTACACCGAGCCCTCCGATCTCGAGCCCGACGAATCGCTCCATCGCTTCGACAGCATAGTTGGAGAGAGCCGCCTGATGGCGCAACTGAAGGCAAAGGCCAGCGTCATCGCCACAACCGACCTTCCGGTACTTATTACTGGAGAGACGGGAACCGGTAAGGACCTCCTCGCCAGGGCCATTCACGAGATCAGCCCCCGGTCCGGCGGCGCGTTTGTGGCGGTGAACTGTTCGGCCTTTCCCGAGGGGCTTATTGACAGCGAACTCTTCGGCTACGAAGACGGCTCGTTTACCGGCTCCAGGCGTGGAGGAAAGGCCGGACTAATCGAGTCCGCGGACGGAGGGACGTTGTTCCTCGACGAAATCGGGGATATGCCGCTGGAGTTCCAGCCGAGGCTGCTCAGGGTGATAGAGGACGGCGTACTCAGGCGAGTCGGCTCGGTCACCGAGCGACGCCTGAACATTCGCCTAATCGCTGCAACAAACAGGTCAATCGAGGATCTGTGCCGCCAGGGGAAGTTCAGGTCCGATCTGTTCTACAGGCTCAGCGTGGCGGAACTCCAGGTGCCGCCACTCAGGGACCGCAAGGAGGATATCCCCTCACTGATCGCCCATTTTACCAGCGAATTTCGAGAGAAGGCGGGCAGAACCGTGACAGTGAGCCCGTGCGCCCTGGCGGTCCTGCAGTCTTACGCCTGGCCGGGAAACGTGCGGGAACTGCGTAGCGTCGTGCTGAGCTCCGCCTACCAGTGCCGGGCGGGAATGATCCGCAAGATCGACCTGCCGGCGCGGATCGTGGCCAGAATCTCCGCTGCCGGGTTCCTGTCGCGCAGGTCCCTGTTGCTCTCCTACCTGAGAGAACATCGTATGATAACGAATCGTGAGTACTGTAAGCTGACTAATGTCGACCGGACCACTGCATTTAGAGATCTGTCCCAGCTCGTCGACCAGAGGGTCCTGAGGGCCTCCGGTCAGGGCCGTTCACGTGCATATTCCCTCGCAGACTGA
- a CDS encoding sodium/solute symporter (Members of the Solute:Sodium Symporter (SSS), TC 2.A.21 as described in tcdb.org, catalyze solute:Na+ symport. Known solutes for members of the family include sugars, amino acids, nucleosides, inositols, vitamins, urea or anions, depending on the system.), whose amino-acid sequence MKPEFGGPTAIITFIVYTAGVLGLGYYASRRIKSSADFWIGGRSLGPWLTAMTLYATTLSGAGYFGAPSAGFTQGNAIAWLNLGAFAGMFIFNTVVGPKLWQVGKIHGLVTVEDYLNKRYGDDVIPTLAAVGGSVFMMLSLYAQFKATGIVMSTILGLDYLAALFVSLGVFTIYTAFGGVLAVVYTDFLQGVIMLFGTVFLIVVPILKAGGLTAMNTKLATIAPKLVTWHGAFTAGFALSWIIHFVFSFNSSPYQVQRGFMAKGFRTFRTMLPIILVSFFLTSTMKYSGMAAQVMIKEGTMAKPPNADWLFPYLVYAIFPSGVAIFFLIACMAAIMSTGDSLLMYVSTALTRNVYQKFMNPKAPESRLMKVSQWTVVALSTILFLLAVLERIAGLQIPIIYMLVQVGTGGLTTLFAPGLLYGLFWKRTTRSGVLAGMLAGSAALVAAFVCRNGYAGKAVQEAYYSSIWSLGGFHEAALGATVALVVTPVISLLTRAPESDLVEKWFPGKGVRAGKTA is encoded by the coding sequence ATGAAACCCGAATTTGGCGGCCCTACCGCAATAATCACGTTCATCGTGTACACGGCGGGCGTTCTCGGGCTGGGTTACTATGCATCAAGGAGAATCAAATCATCCGCCGACTTCTGGATCGGGGGGAGAAGCCTCGGGCCCTGGCTGACGGCGATGACACTGTACGCGACTACTCTCAGCGGCGCAGGGTATTTCGGTGCTCCCAGCGCCGGGTTCACCCAGGGCAACGCAATCGCCTGGCTCAACCTCGGCGCGTTTGCGGGCATGTTCATTTTCAACACCGTCGTCGGGCCGAAGCTGTGGCAGGTCGGAAAGATACACGGTCTGGTCACCGTCGAGGACTACCTCAACAAGCGGTACGGAGACGACGTCATTCCGACCCTGGCGGCGGTAGGCGGGAGCGTCTTCATGATGCTGTCGCTTTACGCGCAATTCAAGGCGACCGGGATCGTGATGTCCACCATCCTGGGATTGGACTACCTTGCGGCGTTGTTCGTATCACTCGGTGTGTTCACGATCTACACCGCCTTCGGCGGGGTGCTGGCAGTCGTCTACACGGACTTCCTGCAGGGCGTGATCATGCTTTTCGGTACGGTCTTCCTGATCGTCGTTCCGATACTCAAGGCGGGTGGGCTGACCGCCATGAATACGAAGCTGGCGACCATCGCGCCGAAGCTCGTCACGTGGCACGGGGCTTTTACGGCCGGATTCGCGCTTTCCTGGATAATCCACTTCGTGTTCAGCTTCAACAGCTCGCCGTACCAGGTGCAGCGCGGTTTCATGGCGAAGGGCTTCAGGACCTTCCGGACGATGTTGCCGATCATCCTGGTGTCGTTCTTCCTTACTTCGACGATGAAATACTCCGGGATGGCGGCCCAGGTCATGATCAAGGAAGGGACCATGGCGAAGCCCCCGAACGCCGACTGGCTGTTCCCCTACCTGGTGTACGCCATCTTCCCATCGGGTGTGGCGATTTTCTTCCTGATCGCCTGCATGGCCGCCATCATGTCCACCGGCGACTCGCTGCTGATGTACGTGAGCACCGCGCTGACAAGGAACGTCTACCAGAAGTTCATGAACCCCAAGGCGCCTGAATCGAGACTAATGAAGGTCAGCCAGTGGACTGTGGTCGCCCTTTCCACAATCCTGTTCCTCCTCGCGGTTTTGGAGCGGATCGCGGGCCTGCAGATCCCGATCATCTACATGCTGGTGCAGGTCGGCACGGGCGGTCTGACAACCCTCTTTGCGCCCGGGCTGCTCTACGGGCTCTTCTGGAAGCGCACGACCAGGTCCGGCGTGCTTGCCGGCATGTTGGCAGGCTCAGCCGCGCTCGTCGCCGCGTTCGTGTGCCGGAATGGGTACGCGGGGAAGGCCGTTCAGGAAGCCTATTACAGTTCCATCTGGTCGCTGGGAGGGTTCCACGAGGCGGCGCTTGGCGCCACGGTCGCGCTCGTGGTCACTCCGGTCATCAGCCTGCTCACGCGGGCGCCTGAAAGCGACCTCGTCGAGAAATGGTTCCCGGGCAAGGGCGTGCGCGCCGGCAAGACGGCCTGA